In the Dehalococcoidia bacterium genome, one interval contains:
- a CDS encoding class I SAM-dependent methyltransferase, translating into MRTIEQELEACDIESPPRELFLSYLPKEGKIVDAGCGLGKWVNYLKQRGYDIVGIDNSELAVAKLKNFDESLQVELGDILDIHYPDSSLDAYISMGVVEHFEDGPTPALKEAYRVLKPGGLIFVSVPTVNVIRKLVRRPLRNAINTVPRSLMVKLRLCWGGLKRHSIRAAINAILPETVKGLLLGKRSRGKVSIGKYYHFIEYRYSKAELEDFLKQTGFEVIETIPHDFYDSKDHAIGLVVDFPFLGARNGVNFQLTPPGKLISRILDCISPWIACNSVICVGRSLKGE; encoded by the coding sequence GTGAGGACCATTGAACAGGAACTGGAGGCTTGTGACATAGAATCGCCTCCAAGAGAGCTGTTTCTATCCTATCTGCCTAAAGAAGGCAAGATTGTGGACGCCGGCTGTGGGCTGGGCAAATGGGTTAATTATCTTAAACAGCGGGGGTATGACATCGTAGGTATAGATAACAGCGAGCTTGCTGTTGCCAAACTTAAAAATTTCGATGAGTCCCTCCAGGTGGAATTGGGGGACATACTGGATATCCATTATCCCGATAGCTCTCTGGATGCGTACATATCTATGGGAGTAGTTGAGCATTTTGAAGACGGCCCGACCCCGGCCTTGAAGGAAGCTTATAGAGTCCTGAAACCAGGTGGGTTAATATTCGTCTCTGTACCAACTGTAAATGTCATCAGGAAGCTTGTCAGGCGGCCGCTTCGAAATGCAATCAACACGGTTCCCAGGTCACTTATGGTGAAACTCAGGTTGTGTTGGGGGGGGTTGAAGCGCCATTCGATTCGTGCCGCAATAAACGCTATTCTACCGGAGACAGTAAAGGGCCTATTGCTGGGGAAAAGAAGTAGAGGTAAAGTAAGTATAGGTAAATATTACCATTTTATAGAGTACAGGTATTCAAAGGCTGAGTTGGAAGACTTCCTGAAGCAGACCGGTTTCGAGGTAATCGAAACGATACCTCATGATTTCTATGATTCAAAAGATCATGCAATAGGATTGGTGGTGGATTTCCCGTTCCTGGGAGCCCGCAACGGGGTTAATTTCCAGCTTACTCCTCCCGGCAAACTGATATCAAGAATTTTAGATTGCATATCTCCCTGGATTGCCTGTAATAGCGTTATCTGCGTAGGTAGGTCACTGAAGGGCGAATAG
- a CDS encoding class I SAM-dependent methyltransferase translates to MFYKIYDLIRYCYIDKVRQRLIFDYWPIIEKIRHNKLTLLEIGIWKGDSLRYWAHFFKNPETKIIGIDINLPDGSFHNKVVMCKCNQNDSDGLKNIAEKYGAFDIIIDDGFHKKKETENCFNVLWNYVAPGGYYVIEDWTAMEDAEVIKKISKNKSKLGISEERIVAVAPRIITMRPLYIAIPGKCIAFFKKQ, encoded by the coding sequence ATGTTTTATAAAATATATGATTTAATTAGGTATTGCTATATCGATAAGGTGAGGCAGAGGTTAATTTTTGATTATTGGCCTATTATAGAAAAAATTAGGCATAATAAATTGACTCTTTTAGAGATTGGAATTTGGAAGGGCGACTCCCTTAGATACTGGGCACATTTTTTCAAGAATCCTGAAACAAAGATTATTGGAATTGACATAAATCTTCCCGACGGTTCTTTCCATAATAAAGTTGTAATGTGTAAATGTAATCAGAACGATAGCGATGGATTAAAGAATATTGCTGAAAAATATGGGGCATTCGATATTATAATTGATGATGGTTTCCATAAAAAAAAGGAAACTGAAAATTGCTTTAATGTTTTATGGAATTATGTTGCTCCCGGTGGTTATTACGTGATAGAAGATTGGACGGCGATGGAAGATGCTGAAGTCATAAAAAAAATATCAAAAAATAAATCCAAGTTAGGGATATCGGAAGAGAGAATTGTTGCGGTAGCCCCGAGAATTATAACTATGAGGCCTTTATACATCGCAATTCCAGGCAAATGTATCGCTTTTTTTAAAAAACAGTAG
- a CDS encoding CmcI family methyltransferase: MEFPDKYISVVAPGFFIRRFRKLYGYSHVWGRTYWLGVPAMKIPLDFWVYQEIIWETRPQFIIETGSYSGGSALFFASICDLIGEGKVVTIDVDDLASRTLSHPRITTIVGSSVSDGVISQVRQIVGSQTAMVSLDSGHSKDHVLREMELYSEFVSVGNYLVVEDTGARGPGPSRAVKEFLRNRQDFVPDGTREKFLYTGFPGGFLKRIY, from the coding sequence TTGGAATTCCCTGACAAATACATCTCTGTAGTTGCCCCGGGCTTCTTCATCCGAAGGTTTAGGAAACTCTATGGTTATTCCCACGTATGGGGACGCACCTATTGGTTGGGAGTACCGGCCATGAAAATCCCCCTCGATTTCTGGGTGTATCAGGAAATAATCTGGGAAACCAGGCCTCAGTTTATCATCGAAACGGGGTCATATTCTGGAGGCAGTGCTCTGTTTTTTGCTTCTATTTGTGATCTAATTGGGGAAGGGAAGGTTGTCACCATCGATGTTGATGATCTTGCCTCCCGCACCCTTTCCCATCCTCGAATAACGACAATCGTGGGGAGTTCTGTTTCCGATGGAGTCATCAGTCAGGTTCGACAAATCGTCGGCAGCCAAACCGCAATGGTGTCCCTGGATTCTGGCCATAGTAAAGATCATGTTTTGCGGGAAATGGAACTATATAGCGAATTCGTTTCCGTCGGGAATTACCTGGTGGTAGAAGATACGGGAGCCCGGGGTCCCGGCCCCAGCCGGGCTGTGAAGGAATTTCTGCGCAATAGGCAAGATTTTGTGCCAGATGGAACGAGGGAGAAGTTCCTCTATACCGGTTTCCCCGGAGGCTTTCTTAAAAGGATATATTAA
- a CDS encoding TylF/MycF/NovP-related O-methyltransferase, whose translation MKVYPVLKAPIRKVYLVLWALMLKGYYLLLVPVDIYLILYSTDIHNTYRMSELRKFKLGFKMYLNTRRISTGTSYKAHLAMALKILETPPDVPGDVIECGTWKGGASANLSLVCKIVNRKLKVYDSFEGLPEAEPGDRQAKPSARGTYLGTLDEVKSNIQRYGAIECCEFVKGWFKDTLPQLDSPILLAFIDVDWEASLHTCVIYIWPNLVDQGYMFTDESLFTDYVALFFSEKWWRKYFNRTPPGLIGAGTGLPLGQHYIGPWSGWSSLINHPLQKPMAVAYTRKTMSGYWAYYPEDENK comes from the coding sequence ATGAAGGTCTACCCCGTGCTCAAAGCGCCCATCAGAAAGGTATACCTGGTGCTTTGGGCGCTGATGCTGAAGGGCTACTATTTGCTCTTGGTACCCGTCGATATCTACCTCATCTTGTACTCCACAGATATTCATAATACGTACAGGATGTCAGAACTCAGGAAGTTCAAATTAGGTTTTAAAATGTACCTTAACACCCGCCGCATTTCAACTGGTACGTCGTACAAAGCGCATCTAGCTATGGCTTTGAAGATACTGGAGACTCCGCCGGATGTACCGGGTGATGTCATCGAGTGTGGAACGTGGAAAGGTGGTGCTTCTGCGAATTTATCACTCGTTTGCAAAATAGTTAATCGTAAATTGAAGGTGTACGATTCTTTTGAGGGGCTGCCTGAGGCTGAACCTGGTGATCGACAAGCAAAGCCATCTGCCAGAGGCACCTATCTAGGAACACTTGATGAAGTCAAGTCAAATATTCAGCGATATGGCGCAATAGAATGCTGTGAGTTCGTCAAAGGATGGTTCAAAGACACCCTTCCACAATTGGATTCGCCAATATTGTTGGCTTTTATTGACGTGGACTGGGAAGCAAGTTTACATACTTGTGTTATATACATCTGGCCAAACCTGGTCGATCAGGGTTATATGTTCACAGACGAATCCTTATTTACAGACTATGTCGCTCTATTCTTTTCTGAGAAGTGGTGGCGCAAATACTTCAATAGGACTCCTCCTGGTCTCATTGGGGCTGGCACAGGGTTACCTTTAGGTCAACACTATATCGGTCCCTGGTCAGGCTGGTCGTCGCTCATAAACCACCCGTTGCAAAAACCAATGGCTGTAGCATATACCCGAAAGACTATGTCAGGGTATTGGGCCTATTATCCTGAGGATGAGAACAAATAA
- a CDS encoding polysaccharide pyruvyl transferase family protein → MKILILHAHWSNRGDEAAIRAMIDSLRAELPVEKMWIMIVGLSEQFPYGDIEMLELYPTWLGLARLVERLDAVFNMLTFGKFSLTRRGRRFIRAVNEADVVIHAPGGPTIGDLNAMGDLGYLYRLLVAKVFKKKPLFFYAPSMGPFSGRLRNRARKFVLRRADATILRDEISYGYLRDQLGLEAWVTLDSALQNDVSEDYIQRYDNLKDTLELLEGKKTVGMVVTNLKWHPRYRHSEGLAENIMACCSEIVNYLLEKGYSILLIPQMFGKHPVIQGMDIRLLERIREKSKGQVYICPPNVDSYGQQVLISKLFCLISMRYHPVVFAVKGNTPFISIYYEHKAEGFARKVGFTDFMLNVEDISAGEIINRFEVLEQNYDTVKERLIAINPLLKEESRKTTRIIVDKLVQLGWKIN, encoded by the coding sequence TTGAAAATTCTAATCTTGCACGCTCACTGGAGTAATCGGGGCGACGAAGCCGCCATAAGGGCGATGATCGATTCTTTGAGAGCAGAGCTTCCCGTCGAGAAGATGTGGATCATGATCGTGGGCTTGTCTGAGCAGTTCCCTTACGGTGATATTGAAATGCTTGAGCTTTATCCAACTTGGTTAGGGTTGGCCCGTCTAGTGGAGCGTCTGGACGCCGTATTCAATATGTTAACATTCGGGAAGTTTTCGCTTACCAGGCGGGGCAGAAGATTTATCCGGGCGGTGAATGAAGCAGATGTGGTGATTCATGCCCCGGGCGGTCCAACCATCGGCGATTTGAATGCGATGGGCGACCTTGGCTATCTGTATCGATTGCTGGTAGCAAAGGTGTTCAAGAAGAAGCCGCTGTTCTTCTATGCCCCTTCAATGGGTCCGTTTTCAGGGAGACTCAGGAACCGGGCCAGAAAATTTGTGCTCAGGAGAGCAGACGCCACAATACTCAGGGATGAAATCTCTTATGGCTATTTAAGGGATCAATTGGGGTTGGAAGCATGGGTAACCCTGGACTCTGCTCTCCAAAACGACGTATCCGAAGACTATATACAAAGATATGATAATCTCAAAGATACGTTAGAGCTGCTTGAAGGAAAGAAAACGGTTGGTATGGTGGTAACGAATCTAAAATGGCATCCCAGGTATAGACACTCTGAAGGTCTGGCGGAGAACATAATGGCCTGTTGCTCGGAGATTGTTAATTATCTGCTTGAGAAAGGATATTCCATATTGCTCATACCACAGATGTTTGGGAAACACCCGGTGATCCAGGGTATGGACATTAGATTACTTGAGAGAATCCGCGAGAAAAGCAAAGGGCAGGTATATATCTGCCCCCCGAATGTAGATTCCTACGGGCAACAGGTATTAATTTCTAAGCTGTTTTGTCTCATAAGTATGCGATATCATCCGGTTGTATTTGCTGTCAAAGGAAACACGCCATTTATATCCATATATTACGAGCACAAAGCTGAGGGATTCGCCCGAAAGGTGGGCTTTACGGATTTTATGCTTAATGTAGAAGATATAAGCGCAGGCGAGATTATCAACAGATTCGAAGTCTTGGAACAAAACTACGACACGGTCAAAGAGCGGCTCATCGCCATAAATCCACTACTGAAAGAGGAGTCCAGAAAGACAACAAGAATCATAGTGGATAAGCTAGTACAACTTGGATGGAAGATTAATTAG
- a CDS encoding Coenzyme F420 hydrogenase/dehydrogenase, beta subunit C-terminal domain yields MKSEIRQTIERVVRNGLCTGCGTCVAICPSSAPEMVRDESKGTYLPQLDNEKCDECGICLEACPGYYVDMAGLNLEVFGKEPEDSLLGNYIGCYLAHATDSEIRYNSASGGLVTSLLIFALEQGLIDGALVTRMNKYSPLEPEPFIARTREDILLSMGSKYCPVPANIALREILERDGKYAVVGLPCHINGIRKAEAGDETLRERIDLHFGIFCSHTVSFDGTEYLLRKLGIRSEELAEISYRGGGWPGRLGIRLKNGSERFIPNLGPLWNSIFSSSFFTPSCCLSCGDVTNELADISFGDPWLPAIVKVEREGKSVVISRSERGEALLHAAGSKGAIGLEAVDAKDVIRSQRVFLHFKKVNINWRKGPSHVSENRVDTSSRTGACFSNRLIASSTLINSRIGSSRAGRFLLRYIPLKVLRMYTNSFYKYYSRVINKYFDKSR; encoded by the coding sequence ATGAAATCTGAAATCCGTCAAACAATAGAACGGGTTGTGAGAAATGGTCTCTGTACCGGATGCGGAACCTGCGTGGCCATCTGCCCCAGCTCGGCGCCAGAGATGGTAAGAGACGAGTCCAAGGGGACCTACCTTCCACAGCTAGATAATGAGAAATGCGATGAATGTGGGATATGCCTTGAGGCCTGCCCTGGCTATTACGTTGACATGGCCGGGCTGAACCTGGAGGTATTCGGCAAAGAGCCGGAAGACAGCCTGCTGGGTAACTACATAGGCTGTTACCTCGCCCACGCCACTGATTCCGAGATTAGATACAACTCAGCATCGGGTGGACTGGTGACATCGCTGCTGATCTTTGCCCTCGAGCAGGGCCTCATCGATGGCGCACTGGTGACGAGGATGAATAAATACAGCCCTCTAGAGCCTGAGCCCTTCATAGCCAGAACAAGAGAGGATATCCTTCTGTCCATGGGCTCCAAGTACTGTCCTGTGCCGGCAAACATTGCTCTCAGGGAAATTCTCGAAAGAGATGGGAAATATGCGGTTGTAGGGCTTCCCTGCCACATTAATGGTATTAGAAAGGCCGAAGCTGGCGACGAAACACTGAGGGAAAGAATAGACCTCCATTTCGGCATCTTCTGTTCCCATACGGTCAGTTTCGATGGCACCGAATACCTGCTGAGGAAGCTCGGCATCAGAAGTGAAGAGTTGGCAGAAATATCCTACCGCGGAGGTGGGTGGCCCGGAAGACTGGGGATCAGGTTGAAAAATGGAAGCGAGAGGTTCATACCTAACCTGGGTCCGTTATGGAACAGTATTTTCAGCAGTTCTTTCTTTACCCCATCCTGCTGCCTGTCATGCGGTGACGTGACCAATGAATTGGCTGATATCTCCTTCGGCGACCCCTGGCTGCCGGCGATAGTTAAAGTGGAACGTGAAGGTAAATCGGTTGTAATATCCAGGTCGGAGCGGGGTGAAGCCCTACTGCATGCTGCAGGCTCAAAGGGGGCAATCGGATTAGAGGCCGTGGATGCCAAGGATGTCATCAGATCACAGCGGGTATTCTTGCATTTCAAGAAGGTGAATATCAACTGGCGTAAGGGGCCATCGCATGTCTCTGAGAACCGAGTTGATACGTCTTCAAGGACAGGGGCCTGCTTCTCCAATAGACTGATAGCATCTTCAACACTTATAAACAGCCGTATCGGCTCCTCCAGGGCAGGCAGGTTCCTATTGAGATATATCCCGCTCAAGGTTTTGCGTATGTATACCAACTCTTTCTATAAATACTACTCCAGGGTCATAAATAAGTACTTCGACAAATCAAGGTGA